The genomic DNA ATAGCCGCGATATTCCAGCCGCTTCAGCCCGTCGACCAGTCGCTCCGCAACGTCGTCCTTGCCGATGATACCAATGATGCCGCACATGAAGGAAAGCCCCGTCGAACCAGTTCAGTCAATCGCGCCCATATAGGGCGGCTTTGTCGCCATGCCATTAATGACAGCCATGCAACAGCGCCATGGCCCGGACATGAAAAGAAATTCATCGGGGACGGATCGTAACCAGCCAGATGTCCGGCGGCGCGAACATCCTGAACGGCAGGCCGCTGGTCCCTACCCCCGCCGCCACGATCATCGTCCGCGCGCCGGCGCGGTACAGGCCGCAGGCATAGCGGGTGCCATATCTGGACGGGACATAGACCGCCCCGACGAATGGCAGGGCGACCTGCCCGCAATGGGTATGACCCACCAGGGTCAGCGATGGCCGGTCGGGCAGCCGGGGAAAGACATCCGGCCCGTGCGACAGGATCACCGGCGCGCCGCCCACCCGCCGCATCGCCGCCAGCGTGCCGGGCAGGTCGATGTGCCGGGTGTAGATGTCGCGCAAACCGCCGATCGCCAGCGGCCCGCGCCGCACCGCGCCATCCTGCAACAGGGTGATGCCGATCTGGGCGAAGGCGTCGCGCCACGCCTCCTTGCGCAAAGCGCGCCGGTTGCGCGAACTGAAACTGTCGTGATTGCCCAGCACCGCCACCACGCCCAGCGGCGCGCGCAGCCCGGCCAGCGGCGCGATGCTGGCCCGCGCGCCATAGATCGCTCCGCCCTTCCGGTCGCCCAGATAATCGCCCCCCACCAGAATCAGGTCCGGCTTCAACCCGTTGATCTGCCTGACGATCCGCGCCATCCGCTCCGGGCCGTTATCCGGGCCGGACAGGTGCGTGTCGGTCAGCAGCGCGACGGTCAGCGGCGCACGCGGCGCATCGGCCGGGAATGGCAACGCGACCTCCGCTCGCCGCACCACCGGCATGGCGCGCGCGTTGAGGAACAGCCAGACCCCGCCTCCGCCGCCCAGCAGCAACAGGGCCAGCGCCGTCCACAGCAATTTGCGCCAGATCGTCATGCCGCGTCACACCCCTGCTTGCGCAGGCGCATCGGCGCAGCCCTCACTTCGCCGCTTTCTTCGCCAGCATCCGTTCCCGGAAACGCGCGGCCCAGCCGGCCTTGCCGACCTGCTCCGGCCGCACCAGACAGAGCGCGTCCGCCTCGACCGGCTTCGTCACCACGCTGCCCGCCGCCACGATCGCGCCCGCGCCGATGCTGGCCGGGGCGACCAGCGCGCTGTTCGAGCCGATGAAGGCGCCCGCGCCGATCTCCGTCCTATATTTGAAATAGCCGTCATAATTGCAGGTGATGGTGCCCGCGCCGATATTGGCCCCCGCCCCCACGCTGGCGTCGCCAATATAGGACAAGTGGTTGGCCTTGGCCCCTTCGCCCAAAGTCGCCTTCTTGATCTCGACGAAATTGCCGACCTTGGCCTTGACGCCGATCTGCGCGCCGGGGCGCAGCCGCGCATAGGGACCGATGTCCGCGCCGCGCGCGATCGTCGCCCCTTCCAGATGGGAGAATGCGTGGATCGTCACATCGTCCGCCACGCGCACGCCGGGACCGAACACGACGTTCGGCTCCACCACCACGTCGCGGCCCAGATCGGTGTCGTGCGAAAAGAACACCGTTTCCGGGGCGATCAGCGTCACGCCCTCACGCATCGCCTCGGTCCGGCGGCGCGCCTGCCACATCGCCTCCACGCCCGCCAACTCGATCCGGCTGTTGACGCCCGCCACTTCCCAGGCCTCCGTTTCAATCACCGCGCTGGTCGCGCCGGGCAGCATGACGATGTCGGGCAGATAATATTCGCCGGCCGCATTATCATTGCCGATCTTGTCGAGCAGCACGAACAGGTCGGTCGACCGCACCGCCATCAGGCCGCTGTTGCACAGCGTGACCGCCCGCTCGCCCTCGCTGGCGTCCTTATATTCGACCATCTTCTCGATGATGCCCTGCCCGTCGGCGATGATCCGGCCATAGGCGGCGGCATCATCGGGGCGGAAGCCCAGCACCACCGCGCGCGGCTCGTCGCCCCGGCTCAGCCGCTCCAGCATCGCCCGCATCGTCCCTGCGCTCACCAGCGGCACGTCGCCATAGAGGATCAGCACATCGCCCGCGAACCCCGCCAGCGCATCATGCGCTTGGCGCACGGCATGGCCGGTGCCAAGCTGCTGTTCCTGCACGGCGACGATCGCGCCCGTGCCCGCCACGGCTTTCTCCACCTGCTCGCGCCCGGCGCCGACCACGACCACCTGCCGCTCAGGCTTCAGTTCGTCCACGCTCGCCAGCAGATGCAGCAGCATCGGTCGCCCGGCGATCGGGTGCAGCACCTTGTGCAGCGCGGATTTCATCCGCGTCCCCTGCCCGGCGGCAAGGATGATGACGGCGAGCGGGCGGGGTGCGGTCACGATAGGATCTTCCTGATAATGACGATGGTTCGGCCGCTCTCTGCCATGTTTGCCTTGCCATTGCCACCGCGCACGCGGCATGGCGGAGCGATGAGCAGCATCCCTTTCGATATCATCGGTTTCGACCTGGACGGCACCTTGATCGACACCAGCGGCGACCTGGCCGCCGCGGTCAATTATGCGATCGGCATGATCGGCCGCCCGCCCTTCCCGGTGGCGTCGATCCATCCCTTCGTCGGCAAGGGCGCGAAGGTGATGCTTGCGCGCGCGCTCGACGCGTCCGGTGGCTATGATGACGGGATTCTGGAAACGCTGCTGCCGATCCTGCTCGATTATTATGAGCAAAATCTCGCCATCCACTCCGTCCCCTATCCCGGCCTGATCGCGGCGATGGACGCACTGGCGGCGCGCGGGGTGAAACTCGCCATCTGCACCAACAAGGCAGAACGCTTCACCATTCCGCTCATGCACCAGATCGGCCTGTCGGATCGTTTCGCAGCCATCGTCGGCGGCGACACGGTGGGCGTGGCCAAGC from Sphingobium sp. CAP-1 includes the following:
- a CDS encoding HAD family hydrolase translates to MSSIPFDIIGFDLDGTLIDTSGDLAAAVNYAIGMIGRPPFPVASIHPFVGKGAKVMLARALDASGGYDDGILETLLPILLDYYEQNLAIHSVPYPGLIAAMDALAARGVKLAICTNKAERFTIPLMHQIGLSDRFAAIVGGDTVGVAKPDPAPIHAMIDRAGGGRTLFVGDTINDIAGAKNAGIANVAVGFGFLDGPVENLEADAVIHHFDELVPLLERWPA
- the glmU gene encoding bifunctional UDP-N-acetylglucosamine diphosphorylase/glucosamine-1-phosphate N-acetyltransferase GlmU gives rise to the protein MKSALHKVLHPIAGRPMLLHLLASVDELKPERQVVVVGAGREQVEKAVAGTGAIVAVQEQQLGTGHAVRQAHDALAGFAGDVLILYGDVPLVSAGTMRAMLERLSRGDEPRAVVLGFRPDDAAAYGRIIADGQGIIEKMVEYKDASEGERAVTLCNSGLMAVRSTDLFVLLDKIGNDNAAGEYYLPDIVMLPGATSAVIETEAWEVAGVNSRIELAGVEAMWQARRRTEAMREGVTLIAPETVFFSHDTDLGRDVVVEPNVVFGPGVRVADDVTIHAFSHLEGATIARGADIGPYARLRPGAQIGVKAKVGNFVEIKKATLGEGAKANHLSYIGDASVGAGANIGAGTITCNYDGYFKYRTEIGAGAFIGSNSALVAPASIGAGAIVAAGSVVTKPVEADALCLVRPEQVGKAGWAARFRERMLAKKAAK
- a CDS encoding metallophosphoesterase, with the translated sequence MTIWRKLLWTALALLLLGGGGGVWLFLNARAMPVVRRAEVALPFPADAPRAPLTVALLTDTHLSGPDNGPERMARIVRQINGLKPDLILVGGDYLGDRKGGAIYGARASIAPLAGLRAPLGVVAVLGNHDSFSSRNRRALRKEAWRDAFAQIGITLLQDGAVRRGPLAIGGLRDIYTRHIDLPGTLAAMRRVGGAPVILSHGPDVFPRLPDRPSLTLVGHTHCGQVALPFVGAVYVPSRYGTRYACGLYRAGARTMIVAAGVGTSGLPFRMFAPPDIWLVTIRPR